In Streptomyces dangxiongensis, one DNA window encodes the following:
- a CDS encoding NUDIX domain-containing protein yields the protein MHSETTATEEPTAARGAVAIITNRRGELLLHLRDDLPEIAWPAHWSVLGGGCDPGESPADAIVRELDEEAGLTVENLTELFEITDHRGSGQIITFFSGFWDGDEADLLLAEGVKLQFFAPDYLDILTIPPFIREGIYRCLAAKPS from the coding sequence ATGCACTCCGAGACCACCGCCACCGAGGAGCCGACCGCCGCCCGCGGAGCCGTCGCGATCATCACCAACCGCCGCGGCGAACTCCTCCTCCACCTCCGCGACGACCTCCCGGAGATCGCCTGGCCCGCCCACTGGTCCGTCTTGGGCGGCGGCTGCGACCCCGGGGAATCCCCCGCCGACGCCATCGTCCGCGAGCTCGACGAGGAAGCGGGTCTGACCGTCGAGAACCTGACCGAGCTGTTCGAGATCACCGACCACCGCGGCTCCGGTCAGATCATCACCTTCTTCTCCGGCTTCTGGGACGGCGACGAGGCGGACCTGCTTCTCGCGGAGGGCGTCAAGCTCCAGTTCTTCGCCCCCGACTACCTCGACATCCTCACGATCCCACCGTTCATCCGGGAAGGGATCTACCGCTGCCTGGCCGCCAAGCCCTCCTGA
- a CDS encoding asparagine synthetase B family protein codes for MCGIAGLAGGDAVRHEKTVAAMGASQHYRGPDGTMHAASSDRRAVLAMNTLLIVDPQAMPGPYLDRTTGVLLAFNGEIYNWRQQAAAWGIEVHDRESDAHFLLRAWAKIGPSCLDGLDGMFALAVYDPRVAKLFLARDRLGEKPLYWRLDGGRLAFASEVTSLTGYGAAPVVLRPEVTAIETPTGVDTPFQGIQLLGPATLLSFDVTTGSIDQMTWWHLEDRSPFTGTYDEALARFSTILADQIPLRSPACDFALLLSGGLDSAVLAYLMRPPVCVTVRYPGQDRLDESSTAAVIARDIKAELVVVEPDHVDFTTALPHMMRALDYPMGNASTFSEHMAYRKISDLGLRVVIGGLGPDEFLMGYVRQALVLFGPDAVLNAGLAAYRPLAAKLMHAADEPLDPAEAVTRLILRGPDPDGRLRDLVADAMARAGGDLARGLTLADLATAWRPLVMTSDKLASAYALERRSPYLARDLIEFSYRLPVDHKIADPAQGKRILRDAAKALGLPKEVWASRDKLGFASPVPSWLNDQLAAWADTQIRMALTDAPHSFRPLLEGGLEPGGRFDRTRMQALMAAAWFSDQTVRAAA; via the coding sequence ATGTGCGGAATTGCAGGACTGGCCGGAGGCGACGCCGTCCGGCACGAGAAGACCGTCGCCGCGATGGGTGCCTCACAGCACTACCGCGGTCCGGACGGCACCATGCACGCCGCCAGCAGTGACCGCCGGGCGGTGCTGGCCATGAACACGCTGCTGATCGTCGACCCGCAGGCCATGCCCGGCCCCTACCTCGACCGGACCACGGGGGTGCTGCTGGCCTTCAACGGCGAGATCTACAACTGGCGGCAGCAGGCCGCCGCCTGGGGCATCGAGGTCCACGACCGGGAGTCGGACGCCCACTTCCTGCTGCGGGCCTGGGCCAAGATCGGCCCGTCCTGCCTGGACGGCCTGGACGGCATGTTCGCCCTCGCCGTCTATGACCCCAGGGTCGCGAAGCTGTTCCTGGCCCGCGACCGGCTCGGGGAGAAGCCGCTCTACTGGCGCCTGGACGGCGGCCGGCTCGCGTTCGCCTCCGAAGTGACCTCCCTGACCGGCTACGGGGCGGCGCCGGTGGTCTTACGGCCGGAGGTCACCGCGATCGAGACCCCGACCGGGGTCGACACTCCGTTCCAGGGGATCCAGCTGCTGGGGCCGGCCACGCTGCTGTCCTTCGACGTCACCACCGGCTCGATCGACCAGATGACCTGGTGGCACCTGGAGGACCGGTCCCCGTTCACCGGTACCTACGACGAGGCCCTGGCCAGGTTCTCCACGATCCTGGCCGACCAGATCCCGCTCAGGTCCCCGGCCTGCGACTTCGCCCTCCTCCTCTCCGGCGGGCTGGACTCGGCGGTGCTGGCCTACCTGATGCGGCCGCCGGTCTGCGTCACGGTCCGCTACCCGGGCCAGGACCGGCTGGACGAGTCGTCGACGGCGGCCGTGATCGCCCGGGACATCAAGGCCGAGCTGGTGGTGGTCGAGCCGGACCACGTCGACTTCACCACCGCTCTGCCGCACATGATGCGGGCCCTGGACTACCCGATGGGGAACGCGTCCACGTTCTCCGAGCACATGGCCTATCGGAAGATCTCCGACCTGGGCCTGCGGGTCGTGATCGGCGGCCTCGGGCCGGACGAGTTCCTGATGGGCTATGTCCGCCAGGCCCTGGTCCTCTTCGGCCCCGACGCTGTCCTGAACGCCGGCCTGGCGGCTTACCGGCCGCTGGCCGCCAAGCTCATGCACGCCGCCGACGAGCCCCTGGACCCGGCGGAGGCGGTCACCCGGCTGATCCTTCGGGGCCCGGACCCGGACGGCCGTCTTCGCGATCTCGTCGCGGACGCGATGGCCCGCGCGGGCGGGGATCTGGCCCGCGGCCTGACCCTGGCGGATCTGGCGACGGCCTGGAGGCCGCTGGTGATGACCAGCGACAAGCTCGCCTCCGCCTACGCGCTCGAACGCCGGTCCCCCTACCTCGCCCGCGACCTGATCGAGTTCTCCTACCGGCTGCCCGTCGACCACAAGATCGCTGACCCGGCCCAGGGCAAGCGGATCCTGCGGGACGCCGCCAAAGCCCTCGGCCTGCCGAAGGAGGTCTGGGCCAGCCGGGACAAGCTCGGCTTCGCCTCCCCGGTCCCCTCCTGGCTCAACGACCAGCTCGCGGCCTGGGCCGACACCCAGATCCGCATGGCCCTCACCGACGCCCCGCACTCGTTCCGCCCCCTCCTCGAGGGGGGTTTGGAGCCCGGCGGACGGTTCGACCGGACCCGCATGCAGGCCCTCATGGCAGCCGCCTGGTTTTCTGACCAGACGGTGAGGGCTGCCGCATGA
- a CDS encoding ATP-binding protein yields the protein MKIAFVGKGGSGKTTLSSLFVRHLVAAGAPVVAIDADINQHLGPALGLEEQEAAALPAMGERLSLIKDYLRGTNPRIASAATMIKTTPPGEGSRLVRVADPNPVYDACARPVELDGGAVRLMVTGPFTDADLGVACYHSKTGAVELYLNHLVDGPDEYVVVDMTAGSDSFASGMFTRFDMTFLVAEPTRKGVSVYRQYKEYARDFGVALKVVGNKIQEQDDTDFLRAEVGDDLLVTVGRSDWVRAMEKGRPPRFDLLEEANARALHTLRATADATYEHRDWERYTRQMVHFHLKNAESWGNERTGADLAAQVDPGFVLGEGVAAPV from the coding sequence ATGAAAATTGCTTTCGTCGGGAAGGGCGGGAGCGGCAAGACCACTCTCTCCTCCCTCTTCGTCCGCCACCTCGTGGCCGCCGGTGCTCCGGTGGTCGCCATCGACGCGGACATCAACCAGCACCTCGGCCCCGCACTCGGGCTGGAGGAGCAGGAGGCGGCGGCGCTGCCCGCCATGGGCGAGCGGCTGTCGCTGATCAAGGACTACCTGCGCGGCACCAACCCGCGCATCGCCTCCGCCGCGACGATGATCAAGACGACACCGCCCGGCGAGGGTTCGCGGCTGGTGCGGGTCGCGGATCCGAACCCGGTCTACGACGCCTGTGCGCGTCCGGTGGAACTCGACGGCGGTGCCGTCCGTTTGATGGTCACGGGCCCCTTCACGGACGCCGACCTGGGGGTCGCCTGCTACCACTCCAAGACCGGAGCGGTGGAGCTGTATCTGAACCACCTCGTCGACGGCCCCGACGAGTACGTGGTGGTCGACATGACGGCCGGCTCGGACTCCTTCGCCTCCGGCATGTTCACCCGCTTCGACATGACGTTCCTCGTCGCCGAGCCGACCCGGAAGGGAGTCTCCGTCTACCGCCAGTACAAGGAGTACGCCCGCGACTTCGGCGTGGCCCTGAAGGTCGTCGGCAACAAGATCCAGGAACAGGACGACACCGACTTCCTGCGCGCGGAGGTCGGCGACGATCTGCTCGTGACCGTCGGACGCTCGGACTGGGTGCGCGCCATGGAGAAGGGCCGTCCGCCCCGCTTCGATCTCCTGGAGGAGGCCAACGCCCGTGCCCTGCACACCCTGCGGGCCACCGCGGACGCCACCTACGAGCATCGCGACTGGGAGCGCTACACCCGGCAGATGGTGCACTTCCATCTGAAGAACGCCGAGTCCTGGGGCAACGAGCGCACCGGGGCCGACCTGGCGGCACAGGTCGACCCCGGGTTCGTGCTCGGCGAAGGGGTGGCGGCGCCCGTCTGA
- a CDS encoding sporulation protein yields the protein MASTSRRKRPPNADLDRLIETCGASHKSLALRVNQLAQQAGLETDYSHTSIANWCQRGMIPKWPVPTFLAQAIAERLGRPVALGEIGMGEAETPDADVGLDFPRDRADAVRVATSFWSFVNRRDFLTGSGFAVSAFTTPVTRWLVTPADEAADLAGGKKQVGRADLEELRDAADEARRWDSKYGGGNWKANSVTVCLQERAAPLLRGSFTDAVGRDLFSVTSELSRLAGWTAFDVGQHDVAQRHFIQALRLARAGGDVQLGCYVLTTMAMQSLLRGFGSEAVDMAQGAFERAKGQAAPRVLAFTKLIEARAHARERDARAASRALAASEDLLGQADAASDSEPAWIDFYHHARLSADAAEVFRDLKNPKAALAWNQRAAAMPSGVFTRSVGMRLAIVGTAHLQARDLDHGLELGNRSVDILARVQSSRAKDYVREFNTALGPWRREPAVREFIHRTRTELGIAA from the coding sequence GTGGCGTCGACCAGCCGCCGGAAGCGTCCGCCCAACGCGGACCTGGACCGGCTCATCGAGACCTGCGGCGCGAGCCACAAGTCTCTGGCCCTGCGAGTCAACCAGCTCGCCCAGCAGGCCGGGCTGGAGACGGACTACTCGCATACCTCCATCGCGAACTGGTGCCAGCGGGGCATGATCCCCAAGTGGCCGGTGCCCACGTTCCTCGCGCAGGCGATCGCCGAACGGCTCGGCCGTCCGGTGGCGCTTGGCGAAATCGGTATGGGCGAGGCCGAGACACCGGACGCGGATGTGGGGTTGGATTTCCCGCGGGACCGTGCTGACGCGGTCCGAGTGGCCACGTCGTTCTGGAGTTTCGTGAACCGCCGCGACTTCTTAACCGGATCCGGCTTCGCCGTGTCCGCGTTCACCACCCCCGTGACCCGCTGGCTGGTCACCCCCGCCGACGAGGCCGCCGACCTCGCCGGCGGCAAGAAGCAGGTCGGCCGGGCCGACCTGGAAGAACTCCGCGACGCGGCCGACGAGGCCCGCCGCTGGGACTCCAAATACGGCGGCGGGAACTGGAAGGCGAACTCCGTCACCGTCTGCCTCCAGGAACGGGCCGCCCCTCTGCTGCGGGGCTCCTTCACCGACGCGGTCGGCCGTGACCTGTTCTCCGTGACCTCCGAGCTGTCCCGCCTGGCCGGGTGGACGGCCTTCGACGTCGGGCAGCACGACGTCGCCCAGCGGCACTTCATCCAGGCCCTCCGCCTGGCCCGCGCGGGCGGAGACGTCCAGCTCGGCTGCTATGTCCTGACCACCATGGCGATGCAGTCGCTGCTGCGGGGCTTCGGCTCCGAGGCCGTCGATATGGCCCAGGGCGCCTTCGAACGCGCGAAGGGCCAGGCCGCCCCGCGTGTCCTGGCATTCACCAAGCTGATCGAAGCCCGTGCTCATGCCCGTGAGAGGGATGCCAGGGCCGCCTCACGGGCCCTTGCAGCGTCCGAGGACCTCTTGGGTCAGGCTGATGCTGCCAGCGACTCAGAGCCCGCCTGGATCGACTTCTATCACCATGCCCGGCTCTCCGCGGACGCCGCCGAGGTCTTCCGGGACCTGAAGAACCCCAAGGCGGCCCTGGCGTGGAACCAGCGGGCCGCCGCGATGCCGTCCGGGGTGTTCACCCGCTCGGTCGGGATGCGGCTGGCGATCGTCGGAACCGCCCACCTTCAGGCCCGCGACCTCGACCACGGCCTGGAGCTGGGGAACCGGTCCGTTGACATCCTCGCCCGCGTCCAGTCCTCCCGGGCCAAGGACTACGTCCGCGAGTTCAACACCGCCCTCGGCCCCTGGCGGCGCGAGCCGGCCGTCCGCGAGTTCATCCACCGCACCCGCACCGAGCTCGGAATCGCCGCCTGA
- a CDS encoding site-specific integrase gives MDHFFVSPSKVRRFYEAPAGVDPDFDAEAYVRRPGAVKEGTPFYLDSDMRPLEPLCSFFLELSKTLKAKSLQDYGYDAMDVVEFLAELDPPADLLSATEEDLVAYREDCTEYREKPDEPATWKRRRATINRFYDWATDPRTKLLEERPYYRRPNGRDVLSWGAVSELDVRHLTYRQWRFLKQVGLRGYLPDGRLDPAFRCRTPLRNSVAPELAITTGMRSREFSSLLDIEVGPPRRDASPAEVALRATAKRGWPRTAAVQDPTLRELDLYRRTERAAMVRASAKSLYKARAELFVVDDIDLRKMELKGVLHGRRRTFKVAGMPAEIRRIAVTEGDRGLEAMALFLGRGGRMLSKQRWGQIFDEAHLRALRLSEEYKSEVVMPARLRIHDTRHTFAIYMLHVLTHLLLREEAERYLAGDHSAFFTDHLSRNPLLILQRILGHQSPKTTLRYLTYIRDTNALVTKAIAEWNDRESTYADYASALADREVA, from the coding sequence ATGGATCACTTCTTTGTCTCGCCGAGCAAGGTGCGCCGGTTCTACGAAGCACCTGCAGGTGTCGACCCGGACTTCGACGCAGAGGCGTACGTACGACGGCCGGGAGCGGTGAAGGAGGGCACGCCGTTCTACCTCGATTCGGACATGCGCCCGTTGGAGCCGCTGTGCTCGTTCTTCCTGGAGCTGTCGAAGACGCTAAAGGCGAAGTCCCTTCAGGACTACGGCTACGACGCCATGGACGTGGTGGAGTTCCTGGCCGAGCTTGATCCGCCCGCTGACCTGCTGTCGGCCACCGAAGAGGATCTGGTGGCCTACCGGGAGGACTGCACGGAGTACCGCGAGAAGCCAGATGAACCGGCCACATGGAAGCGGCGCCGGGCCACGATCAACAGGTTCTACGACTGGGCGACGGACCCGAGGACGAAGCTGCTGGAGGAGCGCCCCTACTACCGGCGCCCCAACGGACGGGACGTGCTGTCCTGGGGCGCGGTGAGCGAGCTGGACGTGCGCCACCTGACCTATCGGCAGTGGCGCTTCCTCAAACAGGTGGGCCTACGCGGGTACTTGCCCGATGGCCGGCTCGACCCGGCATTCCGGTGCAGGACACCGCTGCGCAACAGCGTGGCGCCGGAGCTGGCGATCACGACGGGGATGCGGTCGCGGGAGTTCAGCTCGCTGCTCGACATTGAGGTCGGGCCGCCCCGCCGGGACGCATCACCGGCCGAGGTGGCGCTGAGGGCGACCGCGAAGCGCGGATGGCCACGCACAGCGGCGGTTCAGGATCCGACGCTGCGTGAGCTGGACCTCTACCGCCGTACGGAGCGAGCCGCGATGGTGCGGGCGTCAGCGAAGTCCCTCTACAAGGCCCGCGCCGAGCTGTTCGTCGTCGATGACATCGACCTGCGGAAGATGGAGCTGAAGGGGGTGCTGCACGGCCGCCGCCGCACCTTCAAGGTCGCAGGGATGCCGGCGGAGATCCGGCGCATCGCTGTCACAGAAGGCGACCGGGGACTCGAGGCGATGGCCCTGTTCCTAGGCCGGGGCGGCCGGATGCTGTCCAAGCAGCGGTGGGGGCAGATCTTTGACGAGGCCCACCTGCGGGCTCTGCGGCTGAGCGAGGAGTACAAGTCCGAGGTCGTGATGCCCGCCCGGCTTCGGATCCACGACACGCGCCACACGTTCGCGATCTACATGTTGCACGTGCTCACCCACCTCCTCCTGCGCGAGGAGGCCGAGCGCTACCTGGCGGGCGACCACTCGGCTTTCTTCACGGATCACCTGTCGAGGAACCCGTTGCTGATCCTCCAGCGAATCCTGGGACATCAGAGCCCGAAGACCACTTTGCGCTACCTCACCTACATCCGGGACACGAACGCGCTGGTCACCAAGGCCATCGCCGAGTGGAACGACCGGGAGTCGACCTACGCGGACTACGCGAGTGCCCTGGCGGACAGGGAGGTCGCGTAA
- a CDS encoding UDP-glucose dehydrogenase family protein has translation MKLTVIGCGYLGATHAACMAELGHEVLGMDSDIDKVHTLNSGRAPFFERDLDGLLAKHTASGRLRFTASYGEAADFADLHFIGVGTPNQPGTDAYDLTHLFDAVRRLAPGLTTPAVVAVKSTVPVGTAPRVADILREYAPAGDLVEVAWNPEFLRESFAVDDTLRPDRLVLGFNTTHSWAEALLRQAFEKIIESGTPTIVTDWATAELAKGAANSFLGTKISFINAMAEVCEASGANVAELADILGHDHRIGRHGMRPGLGFGGGCLPKDLAGFITRADELDAGQAVGILREAAAVNARRRQRVVDLAHEELEGDLRGKRITVWGAAFKPETDDIRDSPALAVAQALHDLGATVTVTDPKALDNARKLHPELDYVEDPIAAVDDADLLLHLTEWHHFTTIDPERLATRTTTPKVIDARGTLDTDQWREAGWMPRTLGRP, from the coding sequence ATGAAGCTGACCGTCATCGGATGCGGCTACCTTGGCGCCACCCATGCCGCCTGCATGGCCGAACTCGGCCATGAGGTCCTGGGCATGGACTCCGACATCGACAAGGTCCACACCCTCAACTCCGGTCGGGCCCCGTTCTTCGAACGCGACCTGGACGGGCTCCTCGCCAAGCACACCGCGTCAGGCCGGCTCCGCTTCACCGCCTCCTATGGCGAGGCCGCCGACTTCGCCGACCTGCACTTCATCGGCGTCGGCACCCCAAACCAGCCCGGCACCGACGCCTACGACCTCACCCACCTCTTCGACGCCGTCCGCCGCCTGGCCCCCGGCCTGACGACCCCGGCCGTCGTCGCGGTCAAGTCCACCGTCCCCGTCGGCACCGCACCCCGCGTCGCCGACATCCTGCGCGAGTACGCCCCCGCCGGGGACCTCGTGGAGGTCGCCTGGAACCCCGAGTTCCTCCGCGAGTCCTTCGCGGTCGACGACACCCTCCGCCCCGACCGGCTCGTCCTCGGCTTCAACACCACCCACTCCTGGGCCGAGGCCCTCCTGCGGCAGGCGTTCGAGAAGATCATCGAGTCGGGGACTCCCACGATCGTCACCGACTGGGCCACCGCCGAGCTCGCCAAGGGCGCCGCGAACTCCTTCCTCGGCACCAAGATCTCCTTCATCAACGCGATGGCCGAGGTCTGCGAAGCCTCCGGCGCCAACGTCGCCGAGCTCGCCGACATCCTTGGCCATGACCACCGCATCGGCCGCCACGGCATGCGGCCCGGCCTCGGCTTCGGCGGCGGCTGCCTGCCCAAGGACCTCGCCGGCTTCATCACCCGCGCCGACGAACTCGACGCCGGCCAGGCCGTCGGCATCCTCCGCGAAGCCGCCGCCGTCAACGCCCGCCGGCGCCAGCGCGTCGTCGACCTCGCCCACGAAGAACTCGAAGGCGACCTGCGCGGCAAGCGGATCACCGTCTGGGGCGCCGCCTTCAAACCCGAGACCGACGACATCCGCGACTCGCCCGCCCTCGCCGTCGCCCAGGCCCTACACGACCTCGGCGCCACCGTCACCGTCACCGACCCCAAGGCCCTCGACAACGCCCGCAAGCTCCACCCCGAACTCGACTACGTCGAAGACCCCATCGCCGCCGTCGACGACGCGGACCTCCTCCTCCACCTCACCGAGTGGCACCACTTCACCACCATCGACCCCGAGCGACTCGCCACCCGCACCACCACTCCCAAGGTCATCGATGCCCGCGGCACCCTCGACACCGACCAGTGGCGCGAAGCCGGCTGGATGCCCCGAACGCTCGGCCGCCCCTGA
- a CDS encoding Fic family protein — MSTTGATADPLAALGALPGVAESVESVRRAVDRVYGHRVMRRRSNEITSEAALRGSRGSAALSGADWALEEVRRRTDFSGDAEARVVGAALRLTAEAGQLLSVWRQSPLRVLARLHLVAAASGDDEVGRPRQAGEPVEEPLLELPLPDAAEVSGRLEGLAELIIAGSSAPALVTAAVVHGELLALRPFVSHNGLVARAAERIVLIGSGLDPKAVCPAEVGHAELGRASYLAALDGYVSGTPEGMAAWIAHCGRAVGLGVRESTAVCEALQRGAA; from the coding sequence ATGAGTACGACAGGCGCGACCGCCGATCCGCTCGCGGCCCTGGGCGCACTGCCCGGCGTGGCCGAGTCCGTGGAGTCCGTGCGCAGAGCCGTGGACCGGGTCTACGGGCACCGGGTCATGCGGCGCCGCAGCAACGAGATCACCTCCGAGGCAGCCCTGCGTGGTTCGCGCGGCTCGGCGGCGCTGTCCGGCGCCGACTGGGCCCTGGAGGAGGTGCGGCGGCGTACCGACTTCAGCGGCGACGCCGAGGCCCGTGTCGTGGGAGCGGCCTTGCGGCTCACCGCCGAGGCGGGACAGCTGCTGTCCGTCTGGCGCCAGTCGCCGCTGCGGGTGCTGGCCCGGCTGCACCTGGTGGCCGCCGCGAGTGGTGACGACGAGGTCGGCCGGCCGCGTCAGGCCGGCGAGCCGGTGGAAGAGCCGCTTCTCGAGCTGCCGCTGCCGGACGCCGCCGAGGTGTCGGGCCGGCTGGAGGGGCTGGCGGAACTGATCATCGCCGGCAGCTCCGCGCCCGCCCTGGTGACGGCCGCCGTGGTGCACGGCGAACTGCTCGCGCTGCGTCCCTTCGTGTCCCACAACGGCCTGGTCGCGCGCGCGGCCGAGCGGATCGTGCTGATCGGCAGCGGTCTGGACCCCAAGGCGGTCTGCCCGGCCGAGGTCGGCCACGCCGAACTGGGCCGCGCCTCCTACCTGGCCGCCCTGGACGGGTACGTGTCCGGCACCCCCGAGGGCATGGCGGCCTGGATCGCCCACTGCGGCCGGGCGGTCGGGCTGGGCGTCCGGGAGTCGACGGCGGTGTGCGAGGCGCTGCAGCGCGGCGCGGCCTGA
- the ssd gene encoding septum site-determining protein Ssd, which translates to MTGTVTHDPPSGTGERPGRPLIITEDAALLDDLLRLCAAAGATPEVHHGVPESGDDWGSAPLVLVGDDAARRVRGAARRPGVVLVGRDQDDSGVWKRAVQIGADHVLMLPDGEQWLVDRIADVAEGIGRPALTVGVIGGRGGAGASTLACALAVTSAREGLRTLLVDADPLGGGLDVLLGGESAEGLRWPAFAASRGRVGGGALEESLPELHSLRVLSWDRGDCVAVPPQAVRAVLAAARRRGGTVVVDLPRRLDDGVAEALAQLDVGLLVVPAELRAVAAAGRVASAVGMVVRDLRVAVRGPYAPGLDDQEVARLLGLPLAGEVPVEPALLRPQGGAKPPGATGRGPLARFCAHFWERALVEAGGTR; encoded by the coding sequence GTGACCGGAACCGTCACCCACGACCCGCCGTCCGGCACCGGAGAACGGCCCGGGCGACCGCTCATCATCACCGAGGACGCCGCCCTGCTGGACGATCTGCTGCGCCTGTGCGCGGCGGCAGGGGCCACACCCGAGGTCCACCACGGCGTACCGGAATCCGGTGACGACTGGGGATCGGCACCGCTCGTGCTGGTCGGTGACGACGCCGCCCGCCGGGTGCGCGGGGCCGCCCGACGGCCCGGAGTGGTGCTCGTCGGCCGCGACCAGGACGACTCGGGGGTATGGAAACGAGCCGTACAGATCGGCGCCGACCACGTCCTGATGCTTCCCGACGGCGAGCAGTGGCTGGTCGACCGCATCGCCGACGTCGCCGAGGGCATCGGCCGCCCGGCCCTCACCGTCGGGGTCATCGGCGGCCGGGGCGGCGCCGGAGCCTCCACCCTCGCCTGCGCGCTCGCCGTCACCTCCGCGCGCGAGGGACTGCGCACCCTCCTCGTGGACGCCGATCCGCTCGGCGGCGGACTCGACGTGCTCCTCGGCGGCGAGAGCGCGGAAGGGCTGCGCTGGCCCGCCTTCGCCGCCTCCCGGGGCCGCGTCGGCGGCGGCGCCCTTGAGGAGTCGCTGCCCGAACTGCACTCCCTGCGGGTGCTCAGCTGGGACCGCGGTGACTGCGTCGCGGTGCCGCCCCAGGCGGTGCGCGCGGTGCTGGCCGCCGCCCGTCGGCGCGGCGGCACCGTGGTGGTCGACCTCCCCCGCCGCCTGGACGACGGAGTCGCCGAGGCCCTGGCCCAGCTCGATGTCGGCCTGCTCGTCGTCCCCGCCGAACTGCGCGCGGTCGCAGCCGCCGGCCGGGTCGCCTCTGCCGTCGGGATGGTCGTACGGGACCTGCGGGTGGCCGTCCGCGGGCCGTACGCACCCGGTCTGGACGACCAGGAGGTGGCCCGGCTCCTCGGCCTGCCGCTGGCCGGTGAGGTACCCGTCGAACCGGCGCTGCTGCGCCCGCAGGGCGGCGCGAAACCCCCGGGTGCCACCGGACGCGGCCCGCTCGCCCGGTTCTGTGCGCACTTCTGGGAGCGCGCGCTGGTCGAGGCGGGAGGCACCCGATGA
- a CDS encoding HAD family hydrolase — protein MLSGVENHSLPRAAAFFDLDKTVIAKSSTLTFSKSFYQGGLISRRAALRTAYAQFVFLAGGLDHDQMERMREYLSALCRGWNVQQVREIVAETLHELIDPIIYDEAASLIEEHHTAGRDVVIVSTSGAEVVEPIGELLGADRVVATRMVVGEDGCFTGEVEYYAYGPTKAEAIKELAASEGYDLDRCYAYSDSVTDLPMLRTVGHPHAVNPDRALRREALAHGWPVLEFRRPVPLKKRLPALSVPPRPALVAAAAVAAAGATAGLVWYASKRRRTA, from the coding sequence ATGCTCAGTGGCGTGGAAAACCACTCCTTGCCTCGCGCAGCAGCCTTCTTTGACCTGGACAAGACGGTCATTGCGAAGTCGAGCACGCTCACCTTCAGCAAGTCCTTCTACCAAGGCGGGCTGATCAGCCGCAGGGCCGCCCTGCGTACCGCATATGCCCAGTTCGTCTTCCTGGCCGGCGGCCTGGACCACGATCAGATGGAGCGGATGCGCGAGTACCTGTCCGCACTGTGCCGCGGCTGGAACGTCCAGCAGGTACGCGAGATCGTCGCCGAGACCCTGCACGAGCTGATCGACCCGATCATCTATGACGAGGCCGCCTCCCTCATCGAGGAGCACCACACGGCCGGCCGCGACGTGGTGATCGTGTCCACCTCGGGTGCCGAGGTGGTCGAGCCGATCGGCGAACTGCTGGGTGCGGACCGTGTGGTCGCCACCCGCATGGTCGTCGGCGAGGACGGCTGCTTCACCGGGGAGGTGGAGTACTACGCCTACGGCCCGACCAAGGCCGAGGCCATCAAGGAGCTGGCCGCTTCCGAGGGCTACGACCTCGACCGCTGCTACGCCTACAGCGACTCGGTGACCGACCTGCCGATGCTCCGCACGGTCGGACACCCGCACGCCGTGAACCCGGACCGCGCGCTGCGCCGTGAGGCACTCGCACACGGATGGCCGGTCCTGGAGTTCCGCCGCCCGGTCCCGCTCAAGAAGCGGCTGCCGGCACTGTCCGTCCCGCCGCGCCCGGCGCTGGTCGCGGCGGCGGCCGTAGCGGCGGCAGGGGCGACCGCGGGCCTCGTCTGGTACGCCAGCAAGCGCCGTCGCACGGCCTGA